The Clostridium sp. DL-VIII DNA window TTGACATTTTATCTTTTAAAAGACCTCCTAAATAATTAGTAGAACCAGCATAAATAACTTTGCCTCCAATTTTCTTTCCATACTCATAAGTACTCATATATTTAAAATATCCTGTTACTTCACATGTTTCTTTTCCTATATATTCATTTGGATTCATTATTACATTTTCCAATTCAAGTTTCTTTTCCTCCTTGGTATACGCATTTTCTATATATTTATGACTTGCAAAATTTAGAGTCAATATTCCTAAAATAATTATAATTAATGTTGAAATTATTGAAATTGTTATTAACTTTAAATTTAACTGTTTTCTTTTCTTTTTTATTTCTTTCTTGATTTGATTCTCCATGTTATTTGAAAATATATCTTCAATATCTTTATTCATATTTTTCACCTTCCCATATTTCTTTAAACCTATTTCTCGCTCTATAACATAAAGTCTTTGCTGATCCTTCTTCAATATTAAGGAGATTGCCTATGCTCCTATAAGACATTCCCAAACTATATTTTAAAACTAGTAAGTTTTTTTCACTTTCTTTCATTGATGCTAAAATTCTATTAACCTCCATAGAATTATCTATATGTCCTATTTTAAAATCACTTTCAATAGTAGCATATAGTTCATTTGTTAAACTCACATTAATTTTACTTCTTTTATATAATGTATAAAATTTGTTAATAGAAACCTTAAACATCCATGCTTTTATATTTCCATCAATTAATATATCAATATTTTCATAAGTTTTAATGAACGTTTCCTGCACAATATCTTCTGCATCTTCCTTTGATGAACCTATTGAAATTAAATATTTGTAAATTATAGCTAAATCCTCTTTTATTAAACTGCATATATCATCCTTAATTTTTACTCCCCCCTTATGTCCACTTTTTAATGGTACCACACATATATAACTTTTTACTCCTTCAAAAGTGAACACGATAATTAAAATTTTCCAAAAAAATAAACTTAAACACACATAAAAAACGTCTGCTTAAGCTTATTTTGTAAATATATAGGCTGATTCATTTTCAAGAAGAACCTTTAAATCATTCTTTTTATCTCCAAGTATATTAACATCTTCTTTTGTAATAAATAAAAGTGAATCATTTGCATTATCTACTAAAAAACCTTCTGCGCCTCCTTCTATTGGAGTTAAATCATCATATAATTCAGCACTTAACCAGTAGCTTTGATCATAATGATTTATATATATTCTTTTTCCTTTATATTGCTGCGTACTTCCAATATTCTTAATCAATTCTTGATTAAGCTCTGGCTCAGGACTCGAAATTCTACTTACTATAACTTCTTCGCTTTTATATATAGATATTGCAATCATCACAATTAATATAATTTGAGTAATTAAATTTCTATTTTTTTCCTTTAACAAAAAACTTGTTGTAGCACCTATACTTAAGGCTATAGCAGGATATACCGGAAGCATATACCATGATATTTTCGTTTTTGCCATAGTATACAATAGAAATGGTACAACTATCCATGTACCTATAATCAAGCCATTATTAACCGTTTCCTTATTTCCTATATACCTATATATAAGAACTATGTATGCCATAGATGTTGCAACAAAAAGAAGATTCCAATAAAAATACGACCATTGCAATCCTTCTAAATAAAAGCAGTATCCGCCAATATGACCTTCTAGAACCTCTGATGTTCTTTTTAATAAATCAAATTCTACCATAGTTTTGAAAAAGGTTATACCATCATTGATGTATCTTAATATTATCCATATAAATATAGGTGCACAGATACTTAAAACCAATAAAAATATTTGTTTTACTTTTAGCTTAAATAAAAACTTACTCAATAATAAATAAATTATTCCTATTACAATTATATTACCTGCATGCCAGCTCTTACTTAAAAATGCTAAAGCAAAAGAGATTCCAAAAGCATATATCCATTTGCTATTATTTTCTACTAATGCCAATGATACTATTGCCATTGTAAAGAATAATACATATATAGAATCTGCATCCCCAGTACGTGCGCAATGTTCTGTAATAAATGGTAT harbors:
- a CDS encoding sigma-70 family RNA polymerase sigma factor gives rise to the protein MVPLKSGHKGGVKIKDDICSLIKEDLAIIYKYLISIGSSKEDAEDIVQETFIKTYENIDILIDGNIKAWMFKVSINKFYTLYKRSKINVSLTNELYATIESDFKIGHIDNSMEVNRILASMKESEKNLLVLKYSLGMSYRSIGNLLNIEEGSAKTLCYRARNRFKEIWEGEKYE
- a CDS encoding glycosyltransferase family 39 protein; amino-acid sequence: MNIFNTKLFDSLIKIIEKLYYIIFIVILMVALFNVFFNLGIVPIESFDEARHGVSAYEMMKRNNYVVNTYAYNNDYWNLKPPISFWIIVLGYKIAGFNPLGLRLFSGLAAMLTILIIGIFSLCKYGRLASLISTIVMATTIPFITEHCARTGDADSIYVLFFTMAIVSLALVENNSKWIYAFGISFALAFLSKSWHAGNIIVIGIIYLLLSKFLFKLKVKQIFLLVLSICAPIFIWIILRYINDGITFFKTMVEFDLLKRTSEVLEGHIGGYCFYLEGLQWSYFYWNLLFVATSMAYIVLIYRYIGNKETVNNGLIIGTWIVVPFLLYTMAKTKISWYMLPVYPAIALSIGATTSFLLKEKNRNLITQIILIVMIAISIYKSEEVIVSRISSPEPELNQELIKNIGSTQQYKGKRIYINHYDQSYWLSAELYDDLTPIEGGAEGFLVDNANDSLLFITKEDVNILGDKKNDLKVLLENESAYIFTK